In Labeo rohita strain BAU-BD-2019 unplaced genomic scaffold, IGBB_LRoh.1.0 scaffold_605, whole genome shotgun sequence, the following proteins share a genomic window:
- the LOC127161252 gene encoding dispanin subfamily A member 2b-like: MAMQSYSAPGGIPMQDNRAYAAQSVTVSVPDQKDSDDIIFSTFSLHFCNFCCLGFGAFCNSIKARDSRLLGDFPKARSYGAKARRLNIAAVIIGSILILIFLIIFVKTYMQATSVYNQIRYPYN; the protein is encoded by the exons ATGGCAATGCAGAGCTATTCAGCACCTGGGGGTATCCCAATGCAGGACAATAGAGCCTACGCTGCCCAGTCAGTAACAGTGTCCGTGCCTGACCAAAAAGACAGTGATGATATCATTTTCTCCACATTCAGTCTTCACTTCTGTAATTTTTGCTGTCTTGGGTTTGGAGCCTTTTGCAACTCAATAAAG GCCAGGGACAGCAGATTGCTGGGAGACTTCCCAAAGGCACGGTCGTATGGCGCTAAAGCTCGCCGCCTAAACATTGCTGCCGTCATTATTGGTTCCATCCTCATACTCATCTTTCTCATCATCTTTGTCAAGACATATATGCAAGCCACATCAGTTTACAATCAGATTCGTTATCcgtataattaa